The Hydra vulgaris chromosome 05, alternate assembly HydraT2T_AEP genome includes the window TATTTGTATAGTTAACTGTTTTCTGTCAATTGATATATGACATTCATTTATATGAACTCCATCAATAGACGTTGAGTCCCATGAAAGGGTAGCAATAGCtgaagaagaaaaataaatatgttctGCTACTTGGATATCAGAAATAACCCCTAACTCATAAGCCATCTGCGCAAGTGTGGAAGGAACAGGAATGTTTACAACATATTTAAGTGTCAATTCcttgataataaatttaatcaaaattccAATATTTTCTATTGGAACCTGATTTAATAAgcacatatacacacattttCGTAAAGGTACATCATAATAAAAGTGTTTTGATTcagtagttttaatttttaaaatttttgtgggAGAACTCTTTTGCGCCAAATCTAATTTTCCTTTTAGTTCATCAACATATATCTGCAAACAGgcattttcagaatttttacatttgataactttttttaactccatttgttttagtttttgtttggtTACCAAGCAATGCGatgaatttgtatttgttttttctaataacaaCTTTTCTGTTAGAATCTTCTctttcatacaattttttaaatttagttttcgttttaatttgaaattttcatgctTAAGAAATCTTATCTGTTGCCTGAGATGATTAATAACTTTGATAGATTTTTTACATTGCATTTCTATTTTAGATGTCTTTAATTTCTTTGCATCAGAAACAtgctcatttttaaataaaaaatggcttATTTTATGCTTAACTGGAGTAACAATAAACTTTCCCTCTAAAACCTTAATTAAAGAATTCCAATTTATTGTTAATCTTTTCTTAAGAACCTGGATTTCTTTGTAAAGTctatttaacttgtttataaCAGTTTGGACTGTACATTGGGTATTTTCAGAGTTCATGAGTTCATGAAGCTTTTTTGCagtgttaaacatttttttactctCTGATAAATATGTGTAGATGGCGAAACCATTTCTAAATGGAAAAATGATATTGTCTGCTTTGAAAGAGTTTATATAATTGTCAAACTCAAGTAAAGTCTTATCTGTTCCAAAAGTATCCGTATTTACAAGCAAACCTTGTGTATTGTTCTTTTAAGAAATTCTAAAAATACACAGCATATACAATATGTTGTTTTGAaattaactataattataataatcgTCATAGCCTAATAggctaatatatatactatagccTAATAGgctaatataatatacaaatataaacgcCATATACATTGGCTAATATGGCgttaattcataaaataattaaacactATATTagcctattttttttaaaaacttttttttaataaggtttgcagttataaaaattaaactttaattgttataaccttttttaaaaaaaaactactattttacatatttaatttttctttacaaaattattgCTTATACAGTAAAATATTGCTTATAGTATAAAATAGTATTGACAATGTATAAGTTATACATTGccaatactatttgtattatactataatgtataacaacaacaataaattattgttattattgaataataacAATGACAGTATCAACATTGTTGACaacaatagtaatatttatctggcatgtaataaatattatatttttatttatacattatataaaataatatttaattaattagtatAATTATGGTCTATAATATAGAGTgcataaaattatacaattattataatgatttgtttgtacataataaaatttcaaataataaaccATAATATTGTCAAGTGCaagttaagaaataaaaaatcacaaagaaataatttaatactgAATTAgaataaattcttatttaaatgagaacttaataattaaattaattgaaatagaCAGAAATTCGGCACAAATACTTTAAACTTGGCTTGAAAGTCATAGCCGGGACCTACACTTTtgtttatgaaaacaaaaacaaaaattaatttcaaaatatagtCGTCTCTTTGTACCTGGCATATCTCTTAAAAACCAAAGAAATAGTGAACAGTTTTGAACCACATAAGAACTAATATACTCTAATATGTGTACCTTTTctcaattttgaaaaacctgacctaattaaaaagatataacattttaaacttaccTATAAAAAAACGCAGATTTCTTATAACAAAGTTAACTTGTGAATCAAGAAACTTGGAGAAAAATAGAAACTGCAGCTTCGTTCAGTATTCTTCTACGCTTACAATAATTGTTCTGGAGAAGTCttgttttgcaaaatatattaaataaaatggaattgttgaaaactactaaaaaaatcactttaccGCTCGTAAAAAAAACGATCTAAAATCGTTTTAAAAACGCGGAAACAAGAAGCTTCAATCGAAGTACCTAACAAAGTTGATTTAGTtaaactttagaaattttttgaaatatgataaaaaaatattttaaaaatgtcaaagtaTGCAAGTTTGATAAATGTTAAAAGCAGTGATAAACGTTTAAATAACTTCTGAGACTGTAACtgtccgttaagcttaacggtgCGCtagttaaaaaattctttttaacttcattaataaaaaaatctttaaaaacataatttttcaaACCTAAATGAATTATTTcagtattagttttatttaaacaaatttaaataaaatttttgtcatatctttacttaaaaatattgtaacgaAGTTTCAGACTAAGACTCCGTTGAGCTAAATGGAGAGATGTGAATACGGTTACTGTTAGTTTATACAGTATACCGACTTAATTAAACTGATATACGAATTTCTGAAAAAGAtcaaaaggatttaaaaaattatatacttttaattaaaaaatgcagaaataataaaaaatactgataaaaaaaatgtaaatgtaataaGAACTTAGAAACCACCCCACTTAACTCTATATTTGTCAACTTCATTTATATTCTTCTTGAAGTAAAGGTGTCTCTACTGCTGACGTTATAAATGACGTTGAGTTTCTTCTTTTACTAACATTGTTCCCTGCAACCTAAAGCAGGTGGTATTGATCACTTTAGATAAAAGATGTTTCAAAAATTCCTTATATCTTTCTTTTAAGTCTATAAATCAGAAAGAGTTTGTTCTTCGAACTTCCCTGTATTTAAACATATCATTAGTAGGAGGACAAAGTaactaatttttagataaacctctacttttacaaaaaaaattcggTTAATTGAACGATATGTTCTCTTGTCAAACTCCTATTCCGATCTTGAGCGTCTTGGACCTCGACTAACTCGAATTTATGGGGGATATGCAAATTAAGATATTGGGAGTGTAAATACAAAATAAGAATAAGCGCAGTGAGTTTAGTACATTGGTTGATGGCTTGAGAAGGTAAGTAGTCTTGcagataaaacaaaagtacTTTTATGTTTGCGGACGTGAAGGCCACAGTCGGAAAGAGAAAGCGTGTTTAATGGATCTGGAGAAGGATTCATATTGACGATTTCTATACATTTCTTTTAGAGAGTCAAcgtatggatttttttttattgagatattaGGCTGTGTTGATCACTATTGGCTTCACTTACTCTCAATTAAGTTAATGAATAGTGAAATCATTTACTAGTcattactttttatcaaaatttctttatcatTAATTGAACTACAATTGCTTAATTATGGATTTACCAAATTACGAGTTTCcctttacaaatttaattttacgaGTTAATTTTTAGAAGCTAACGGttatttgatttgaaaataCTAAATTATGTAATATGGTGAATTACAAATTACGGAATAGAAGTAATAAGAAGTATAACGATATTTACCAAGCTCTTTAAATCTCATTTGGTAAATACAAACCTTTTCAGTATTACGTTAGTCCGTGTGTTACGTACGCAAATAActatgtttttaaagatttataataaatatatgggAATAGAGGTGATTAGTGGGATTAGTGGTGTAGAGTTAGGagtgttttaattacttaaaccatttttttaaatagtttttaaatatagcttATTCACTTTCTATTGATAGAAAGTTATCATTTTCCAATTACTGAAAGTTTATGGTTGAATAAATTACTATGTAAGTATGATTTTGATTGAGGTATGTAAAAAGGGTGAAAAACTaaacttgaattaaaaataaaactgttcaCGAAGAATGAACCAACTAGCATTTTACGTTATCTTTGTGATATCTTTTCAGGCTTTTGTgagtaaatattgtaaatataagtattgtacttataataaatatcataactatattatagttaaagtaaaataaagtaatacaGTAAAACATTAGTAAATACATCAATGTTTGagttatttacaatatttttaaacagctAGGTGAGTTGGCTCCAAATGAGCGTGATAAAGATAACATAGCTGCCGATGTAAAGTAAGtattatatacacacatacacgaGGCCTAAATGCTGAAGCGTAAATGCATCtaacagtttgattttttttagtgatgaaGACAAAATAAATGACGGAGGATACGGAGGATACGGAGGATACGGAGGAGGATATGGTTACGGAAAAAGAGaagtaagcttttttttttgtatatatatattaaactgaAGATAtgtctaaaaatattaattgaaagAATTCGGTTGAAGAAACCAGTTTCATAATACGCACATACCTATAAACTGTAAGTattagttttaaacattaattatttcaCTTCTCTATTGGAAATAATTTCTATAATGATAACAGGAAATAGCTTTATTTTTGCtctttatgaaattataaatatacgcgcactttaaatttagataagtgAAGATTTTTCTTCAGATAAAATAAGTGATTATGGTGGTTATGGAACATATGGTGGTGGTGGATACGGTAAAAAATATGGTGGTTACGGTGGAGGTTACGGCGGTTATGGTGGGTATGGTGGAGGTTACGAAAGAGAAACGTAAgctattgtttatttattataccaaTAGTTTTTGGGTTTAAAGCAGTATTTAACTCTGagttttaattcattattgcatttttcatttttggttTAGAAATGAAGACGAAGATACCAGTGGAGGTGGCGGAGGAGGAGGCAGCAGAAATGGCGGAGGAGGCAGCAGAAGTGGCGAAGGAGGAAGCACAAGTGGCGGAGGAGACAGCAGAAGTGGTGGAGGAGGAAGCAAAAGTGGCGGAGGAGGCAGCAGAAGTGGCGGAGGAGGCAGCAGAAGTGGCGGAGGCAGCAGAAGTGGCGGAGGAGGAAGCAAAAGTGGCGGAGGAGACAGCAGAAGTGGTGGAGGAGGAAGCAAAAGTGGCGGAGGAGGCAGCAGAAGTGGCGGAGGAGGCAGCAGAAGTGGCGGAGGAGTAAGCAAAAGTGGCGGAGGAAGCAGCAGAAGTGGCGGAGGAGGCAGCAGAAGTAGCGGAGGAGGCAGCAGAAGTGGCGGAGGAGGCAGCAGAAGTGGCGGAGGAGGCAGCAGAAGTGGTGGAGGAGGCAACAGAAGCGGCGGAGGAGGTAATAGAAGCGGTGGAGGAGGTAGCACAAGCGGCAAAGGGAAGTAATGTGGTACAACTCgaagaactaatttttttttaagatttaaatttatctttattttaatatatttctgtgtaatataactttattttagtataatgaTTGCATGtgtataatttgaaatttcactCTTATATATTATACCTCTTAACAAACTGTAGTATTTTTTACCACTTGCCTTATGACTCTTCCACATATCACGGGAATGTTCAATTACaagttgttatatttttatttcaaaatactgAACACGGGGAAGTTATAACATTGACATACTTTATCTTGATCTtaaatattagaatatttaacatatataggttatatttgcataatttgatgaaatttaaaaagtccacattgaaatatatattctttataaaacatggtcattttgaaaacaaacatttttttattagattataaataaatataacttctcgagattaaataaatataacttcttttttttgcatttattctaTTCTATTAGACTTTTGTTTAACATAAtagaataaatgcaaaaaaaaaattgatttttatcataatgatgttaaatgtcataaaaaaataaaagttgttaaacttaaatagtaaaaaaacaaaacaattttaatcaaatagcATCGTCCATCGTCAATGGTGCTTCTTCAGTTGCATTCCTACTCCAGCTCTTCAGCTACTTCAGCTTTTCAGTTGCATTCCaactaaaatagaaaatagattATTAATCCGAGaactatttcaaataatttctcGGGAAATTATGTTCATAAATCCGAGAACATATTTCATAtgatgaattttttgaaataacttttatacAGGACAtcgtatatttatttttgtgcatattgaaaaaaaaaaaaaaaaactaattttttttttttaaggattaattaaaataattttttaaaaataaaaagttgtaaaccgatagttttttaaattgaatactaaaccatatttattatatcattttattttttattatgacagATAACAAAGGATTTTAGAGAATAATCTGAGTCGGTTCTCTATACAGTTCAAATCTGTAAAAATGAAGTGAAGTTATCTTACTACAGAAGTagccagaattttttttacttacaaaaaCTCGATATGTTGCATGaaatttgtatcaaataaaaaactggctACCTCGGTAGTAACGTTGTTCAATTTATTACAACTTTGAGGACTGAATCAAGCaagaaaaaactattatttaaaaacttctgtgacttcttgattttttatgaatgttacagattttaaattagttaactGAATAAATAGTAGATAATCGATTACTTGGCTCATCATCAGGGCCGTCCCGAGGGGGCGAGGTGTAGGGAGTTTCTAACCCCCCTAAGGAACAAAtcagtcggcaaattggacacTGCAGTCGGCACAATTGCTACTGTTTTTGGAAGCCGGCAAATGTTAGCTTACgaaaacctctttttttttcttattattttcacaggttttagtcggcaaaaaacagATACGACAACGTCCCTCTCTCCCT containing:
- the LOC136080338 gene encoding loricrin-like — encoded protein: MILIELGELAPNERDKDNIAADVNDEDKINDGGYGGYGGYGGGYGYGKREISEDFSSDKISDYGGYGTYGGGGYGKKYGGYGGGYGGYGGYGGGYERETNEDEDTSGGGGGGGSRNGGGGSRSGEGGSTSGGGDSRSGGGGSKSGGGGSRSGGGGSRSGGGSRSGGGGSKSGGGDSRSGGGGSKSGGGGSRSGGGGSRSGGGVSKSGGGSSRSGGGGSRSSGGGSRSGGGGSRSGGGGSRSGGGGNRSGGGGNRSGGGGSTSGKGNIMIACV